One genomic segment of Hordeum vulgare subsp. vulgare chromosome 2H, MorexV3_pseudomolecules_assembly, whole genome shotgun sequence includes these proteins:
- the LOC123424720 gene encoding CBL-interacting protein kinase 29-like, translating into MPSASSAVPSAAARGDESQPLAAGAAPNVLLGRYELGGLLGRGASAKVYRARDLVTGRDVAIKSFPNPRAGGRECEGSAAIEREAAILARLRHRHVVRLHEILGTRKKVHFVLDLAAGGELFSLVDSDGRMSEDLARHYFRQLVSAVRYCHSRGVYHRDIKPENLLLDGEGELKVADFGLGAVADGSLHHTLCGTPAYVAPEILSKQGYHPAKVDIWSCGVVLFVLAAGYLPFNDASLINMYRKIYAGRFRCPNWFSPALRHLLRRILDPNPATRIDTDGIMEHPWFCHGAGGDGELEKLMCGHEEEAWFKTEFKEDMARDMTAFDILAFSPGSDLSGLFGPGPGTERVFVGEPAAAVLARVEDAGKKQGHRVRREGKNLAGPVYVEAEVGGIVAKVTVFRVADAVSVVEVVKGHGAEAAAFWSDWLEPAVKPQAV; encoded by the coding sequence ATGCCGTCCGCCTCCAGCGCCGTCCCATCCGCCGCGGCGCGGGGAGACGAATCGCAACCCCTCGCCGCCGGGGCAGCCCCGAATGTCCTCCTTGGTAGGTACGAGCTGGGCGGGCTCCTCGGCCGCGGCGCGTCCGCCAAGGTGTACCGGGCCAGGGACCTGGTCACGGGCCGGGACGTGGCCATCAAGTCCTTCCCCAACCCGCGCGCCGGCGGGCGCGAGTGCGAGGGCTCCGCCGCCATCGAGCGGGAGGCGGCCATCCTCGCCCGCCTGCGCCACCGCCACGTCGTGAGGCTGCACGAGATCCTCGGCACGCGCAAGAAGGTCCACTTCGtcctcgacctcgccgccggcggCGAGCTCTTCTCGCTCGTCGACTCCGACGGCCGCATGTCGGAGGACCTCGCGCGGCATTACTTCCGCCAGCTCGTCTCCGCCGTCCGGTACTGCCACTCCCGCGGCGTATACCACCGCGACATCAAGCCCGAGAATTTGCTGCTCGACGGCGAGGGCGAGCTTAAGGTCGCCGACTTCGGGCTCGGCGCCGTCGCGGACGGGAGCCTCCACCACACCCTCTGCGGCACCCCGGCCTACGTCGCGCCGGAGATCCTCTCGAAGCAGGGGTACCACCCGGCCAAGGTCGACATCTGGTCCTGCGGCGTGGTGCTATTCGTGCTCGCCGCCGGGTACCTCCCCTTCAACGACGCCAGCCTCATCAACATGTACCGCAAGATCTACGCCGGCAGGTTCCGGTGCCCGAACTGGTTCTCGCCGGCGCTGCGCCACCTGCTGCGCCGCATCCTCGACCCCAACCCGGCCACGCGCATTGACACGGACGGCATCATGGAGCACCCGTGGTTCTGCCAcggcgcgggcggcgacggcgagctgGAGAAGCTGATGTGCGGCCACGAGGAGGAGGCGTGGTTCAAGACGGAGTTCAAGGAGGACATGGCGCGGGACATGACCGCGTTCGACATCCTGGCCTTCTCGCCCGGCTCGGACCTCTCCGGGCTGTTCGGCCCCGGGCCGGGCACGGAGCGGGTGTTCGTCGGCGAGCCTGCCGCGGCCGTGCTGGCCCGGGTGGAGGACGCCGGGAAGAAGCAGGGGCACCGCGTGAGGAGGGAAGGGAAGAACCTCGCCGGGCCGGTGTACGTCGAGGCGGAGGTCGGCGGCATTGTCGCCAAGGTGACCGTGTTCCGGGTCGCCGACGCGGTGTCCGTGGTCGAGGTCGTCAAGGGCCACGGCGCGGAGGCCGCCGCGTTCTGGAGCGACTGGCTCGAGCCGGCCGTGAAGCCTCAGGCAGTGTGA